In a single window of the bacterium genome:
- a CDS encoding oligosaccharide flippase family protein: protein MSLYQPIKRLVKHSAVYGLGHVLSRSVGFLLLPLYTNIFSTDGFGVAGLAMTWLTILTLLYSYGLDAGFMRFYILASQERERRAIFTTATLALSCTSLIFSLLLGLLAPHLVTLFFGAGARGTGIDLVLLIRLLAGILFCDTAAFIPLLLLRAEEKSWLYVLIKVGSALVLLAANLYCILAAGMGVEGIFIANLVSSALTLAAALGVLLHSGAGRLSRDWLKQLLRFGLPFLPTGLAIALLDSADRLMLERLDSVAAAGLYNAGAKVGMIMGLLVAAFRFAWQPYFLATSRENEAKKIFSRILTWMLAACLALFLLMSLFVDELLRLRIDGYTFFGSAFWESSRVVPLIMLASLFYALYLIFEAALYLEKKSGLIALVTLAGVAVNLAVNFWLIPLYGPLGSAWARAIAYAGMALGLYGFAQRYYPIPYEWLRILRLVLCSAAVFGLAMLPALRSSTVLRAFLLASWPLLLWGSGFFRSSAGEKSGFLSQKLRKLVADRRAG, encoded by the coding sequence TGGCTTTCTGCTGCTCCCGCTCTACACCAATATTTTTTCGACGGACGGATTCGGGGTTGCCGGGCTGGCAATGACCTGGCTGACCATCCTCACCTTGCTTTACAGTTACGGTCTGGATGCCGGATTTATGCGGTTTTACATTCTGGCCAGCCAGGAGCGGGAGCGCCGTGCCATTTTTACCACGGCGACGCTGGCCCTCTCGTGCACCAGTCTGATCTTTTCGCTGCTGCTTGGGCTCCTGGCTCCGCACCTGGTCACCCTCTTTTTCGGAGCTGGTGCGCGCGGCACCGGGATCGATCTGGTGCTGCTGATCCGCCTCCTGGCCGGGATCCTCTTTTGTGACACCGCGGCTTTTATTCCGCTGCTGCTGCTGCGTGCGGAGGAAAAGTCGTGGCTCTACGTTCTCATAAAGGTGGGTTCGGCTCTCGTCCTGCTGGCGGCCAATCTGTACTGTATCCTTGCCGCCGGGATGGGTGTTGAGGGCATCTTCATCGCCAATCTCGTTTCCTCCGCCCTGACCCTGGCTGCTGCTTTGGGGGTGTTGCTGCACAGCGGCGCGGGGCGCCTCTCCCGCGACTGGCTGAAGCAGCTGCTGCGCTTCGGACTGCCCTTTTTGCCGACGGGATTAGCCATCGCCCTGCTCGACAGCGCCGACCGTCTGATGCTGGAACGGCTCGATTCGGTGGCCGCCGCTGGTCTTTACAATGCAGGCGCCAAGGTGGGAATGATCATGGGCCTGCTGGTGGCCGCGTTCCGTTTCGCCTGGCAGCCCTATTTTCTCGCTACTTCCCGCGAAAACGAAGCCAAAAAGATCTTCAGCCGCATCCTCACCTGGATGCTCGCTGCCTGTCTCGCCCTTTTTCTGCTGATGAGCCTTTTTGTCGATGAGCTGCTGAGGTTGCGCATTGACGGTTATACCTTTTTCGGATCGGCCTTTTGGGAGAGCAGCCGGGTGGTGCCGTTGATCATGCTCGCTTCGCTCTTTTATGCTCTCTACCTCATCTTCGAGGCGGCCCTCTACCTCGAGAAGAAGAGCGGCTTGATCGCTCTGGTCACTCTGGCCGGGGTGGCGGTAAACCTTGCCGTCAATTTCTGGCTCATCCCGCTTTATGGCCCCCTCGGATCGGCCTGGGCACGTGCGATCGCCTATGCCGGTATGGCCCTGGGCCTGTATGGATTTGCACAGCGTTACTACCCCATTCCCTATGAATGGCTGCGGATCCTGCGCTTGGTCCTTTGCAGCGCCGCGGTTTTCGGCCTGGCAATGCTGCCAGCGCTGCGCAGCTCGACGGTTTTGCGAGCGTTCCTCCTCGCCTCCTGGCCCCTGCTGCTCTGGGGCAGCGGCTTCTTTCGCAGCAGCGCCGGGGAAAAATCCGGGTTTTTGTCGCAAAAATTGCGTAAGTTGGTAGCAGACCGGCGTGCCGGCTGA
- a CDS encoding class I SAM-dependent methyltransferase yields the protein MPAEIHAGIEEEMTDQEKAALKAFYQQVGEKYPEEEEVYHTLRGLLRRDFILGRLRGLRGTLLDVGCNRGMYLAAWQGGPSFGLDLSMGALQRCPAELAGRLIQGDAERLDCFRAGSFDHLLCSEVLEHCLNPKAIFAGMARVLKPGGAALLTTPNYRGRRPEYLELGILKTYGVECSSGPEYFHTAYRPEELEAMAREAGLLVVESGTLEKEVKYAAKLPAALLLAVRLLNRLLRSEHLGRANEAFFHTFTLACYRFSRAIGLEKVLLLLVREGVRSYIVMKKPA from the coding sequence GTGCCGGCTGAAATTCATGCAGGGATCGAGGAGGAGATGACCGACCAGGAAAAAGCCGCTCTGAAAGCCTTCTACCAGCAAGTCGGTGAGAAATACCCTGAGGAGGAGGAGGTCTATCACACCCTGCGCGGCCTGCTGCGGCGCGACTTTATTCTCGGCCGTCTGCGCGGTCTGCGCGGCACCCTGCTCGATGTCGGCTGCAATCGCGGCATGTACCTTGCAGCCTGGCAAGGCGGCCCCTCCTTCGGTCTAGATCTCAGCATGGGGGCCCTGCAGCGGTGTCCTGCGGAGCTCGCCGGACGGCTGATCCAGGGCGATGCGGAACGGCTCGACTGCTTCCGCGCCGGATCCTTTGACCATTTGCTCTGTAGCGAGGTCCTCGAGCATTGCCTGAACCCGAAGGCTATCTTTGCGGGAATGGCCCGGGTGCTGAAACCCGGCGGAGCGGCCCTGCTGACCACGCCGAATTACCGCGGACGGCGGCCGGAGTACCTTGAACTCGGCATTCTCAAAACCTACGGCGTAGAATGTTCGAGCGGCCCGGAATATTTCCACACCGCCTATCGCCCCGAGGAGCTCGAAGCCATGGCCCGGGAAGCGGGTCTTTTAGTGGTGGAGTCGGGCACTCTGGAGAAGGAAGTCAAGTATGCGGCCAAGCTGCCTGCCGCTCTGCTGCTGGCGGTGCGGCTCCTCAACCGGCTGCTCCGTTCAGAGCACCTTGGCCGCGCCAACGAGGCTTTTTTTCATACCTTCACCCTGGCCTGCTACCGTTTCAGCCGCGCGATCGGGCTGGAAAAAGTGCTCCTCCTCCTGGTCCGGGAAGGGGTGCGCTCCTACATCGTCATGAAAAAGCCGGCCTGA
- a CDS encoding nucleoside 2-deoxyribosyltransferase, with product MQIYFAASIAGGRSYLPTYRRMVDFLKAGGHRVLTEHIVAQDVLRQEQPFSARQIFERDAAWLESCDCVVAEISNPSLGVGYEICYALDCSKPLLCLHARGLFISRMITGISRPGFSVADYGAEEEWQQRITAFLGAVSR from the coding sequence ATGCAGATCTATTTTGCTGCTTCCATCGCCGGCGGGCGCAGCTATCTGCCCACCTACCGGAGGATGGTGGATTTCCTCAAAGCGGGCGGCCATCGGGTGCTGACCGAGCATATCGTCGCGCAGGATGTCCTCCGCCAGGAGCAACCCTTCAGCGCGCGCCAGATCTTTGAGCGCGATGCCGCCTGGCTCGAGTCCTGTGACTGCGTGGTGGCCGAGATCTCTAATCCCTCGCTGGGGGTCGGCTATGAGATCTGCTATGCTCTGGATTGCAGCAAACCGCTCCTCTGCCTGCATGCACGCGGCCTTTTCATCTCGCGGATGATCACCGGGATCAGCCGGCCGGGCTTCTCGGTCGCCGACTATGGTGCGGAGGAGGAGTGGCAGCAGCGGATCACTGCCTTTTTGGGAGCCGTATCACGATAA
- the dinB gene encoding DNA polymerase IV, with translation MPRTILHLDMDAFFAAVEQSDHPEWRGKPVVVGADPRGGRGRGVVSTCSYEARRFGIHSAMPISKAWKLNPGAIYVQPRGQRYAEVSRQVMEILSHFSPDLEQISIDEAFLDITSTQKLFGGAEAMAKRIKAEIRKETNLSCSIGIAPSKFVAKIASDLRKPDGLVLVPEGEVERFLAPLEIARLWGCGPKTVPLLQAMGIFTIGDLAACAQLELINKFGQVGLHFWRLAHGLDERPVSDDHSAKSMSRESTFAADTGDEEEMRQTLLSLCDDLAYDMRRHEVRGRTITLKIRLADFSTFTRSRSLETATDTSAELFHHASELFASFNRKGARIRLLGVAVSQLQQGEGQMDLFTPEAARKDKVDRIMDDVRKKFGTRAISRASLLQNRRDSQWIRDEP, from the coding sequence ATGCCAAGGACGATTCTGCATCTGGACATGGACGCCTTTTTTGCGGCGGTTGAGCAAAGCGACCATCCCGAATGGCGCGGCAAACCGGTGGTGGTGGGCGCCGATCCCCGGGGAGGCCGGGGCCGCGGCGTGGTCTCGACCTGCAGCTATGAAGCGCGACGCTTCGGCATACATTCCGCCATGCCGATCTCGAAAGCCTGGAAGCTCAATCCCGGCGCCATCTACGTCCAGCCCCGCGGCCAGCGCTATGCCGAGGTTTCGCGCCAGGTGATGGAGATCCTCTCCCACTTTAGCCCCGATCTCGAGCAGATCAGCATCGATGAGGCCTTCCTCGACATCACGTCCACACAAAAACTCTTCGGCGGGGCCGAGGCCATGGCGAAGCGGATCAAGGCGGAGATCCGGAAGGAGACCAATCTGAGCTGCTCCATCGGCATCGCCCCCAGCAAGTTCGTCGCCAAGATCGCCTCCGATCTGCGCAAGCCCGATGGTTTGGTCCTTGTGCCGGAGGGCGAGGTAGAGCGCTTTCTCGCTCCGCTCGAGATTGCCCGGCTTTGGGGGTGCGGGCCCAAGACGGTGCCGCTGCTGCAGGCGATGGGGATTTTCACCATCGGGGATCTTGCTGCATGCGCCCAACTGGAGCTGATCAACAAGTTCGGCCAAGTGGGCCTCCATTTCTGGCGTCTGGCGCATGGCCTGGATGAGCGGCCGGTCAGCGACGACCATTCAGCCAAATCGATGAGCCGCGAGTCCACTTTTGCGGCGGATACCGGCGACGAGGAGGAGATGCGCCAGACACTCCTCAGCCTCTGCGATGATCTGGCGTACGATATGCGCCGCCATGAGGTGCGCGGGCGCACCATCACCCTCAAGATCCGGCTTGCTGATTTCAGCACCTTCACGCGTTCTCGCTCCCTCGAGACCGCCACCGACACCAGTGCCGAACTCTTCCATCATGCCAGCGAGCTATTCGCCAGTTTCAACCGCAAGGGCGCACGGATACGCCTGCTGGGGGTGGCGGTCTCACAGCTGCAGCAGGGTGAAGGCCAGATGGATCTCTTCACCCCGGAGGCCGCACGCAAGGATAAAGTCGACCGCATCATGGATGACGTGCGTAAAAAGTTCGGCACCCGGGCGATCAGCCGCGCCAGCCTCCTTCAGAACCGCCGTGATTCACAGTGGATCCGGGACGAGCCATGA
- a CDS encoding alginate lyase family protein, which yields MTLTELQRYAYRLRVMRPGEMASRLYRNLAAQGSRLRGGETGPDLAAILVESEYTPEGLLAAARQRRPLPLQTALPTDPGAWFAARWPDGYAALMTAAERAAAGHFSLLSADFTFDGPVDWHYDPLTRRSMPLKHWTAMPYWRPGFCPGVRQIWELNRHQHFVTLGQAWLLSRDERWTRALFGQWHAWLAANPCGRGINWTSSLELGVRLISWSWALELVKSASACTAGFYEKLLISVHQHAEHIRHHLSRGSSANNHLLGECAGLICAAHFFPELNHARAWLEQGLTLFWPEFLRQVHDDGVIKEQSTGYQRYLYEYGTLAIRAADAAGRPVPAALPERLERMAEFVAALIDGAGQVPPIGDGDDGQALLLDPRHRDAEGMKPTPWQDLLGEAALRFGRPDFAARSAGFSPALFWQYGAAAAGCFPEAAGPHPEALRLFPEGGYAVWQQRGGGLTQRAILDAGPLGLDAMAAHGHADALNFLLTAGGRPLLIDSGTFIYRGEACWRDYFRGTAAHNTVRIDGRDQSQPLGPFQWGRQARARFLPPEVSGGPAIRAEHDGYRRLGVVHRRLVAWDEGAWQVVDDLLGCGTLRAELFWHLAPCGWHWSDTDQLEACYPDCRLLIRIAGPDSVRLEVVEGVESPPQGWFSPRFGQKNANPVLCVNTYEPLPVHIITTIRVLCEDAQA from the coding sequence ATGACGCTGACGGAACTGCAGCGTTATGCCTACCGGCTACGGGTGATGCGGCCGGGCGAGATGGCCAGCCGATTGTACCGCAACCTGGCTGCCCAAGGGTCGCGCCTGCGTGGCGGGGAAACCGGCCCCGACCTGGCGGCAATCCTTGTGGAATCGGAGTACACTCCCGAAGGTTTACTGGCCGCTGCGCGGCAGCGCCGGCCACTGCCGCTGCAGACCGCTCTGCCGACCGATCCTGGGGCCTGGTTTGCCGCCCGCTGGCCGGATGGCTACGCCGCCCTGATGACCGCCGCCGAGCGGGCGGCTGCAGGCCATTTCTCCCTGCTCTCGGCCGATTTCACTTTTGACGGTCCTGTCGACTGGCACTATGATCCCCTAACCCGGCGCTCCATGCCATTGAAACACTGGACGGCCATGCCCTATTGGCGCCCGGGCTTCTGCCCTGGGGTCCGGCAGATCTGGGAGCTGAACCGGCATCAACACTTCGTCACCCTCGGTCAGGCCTGGCTGTTGAGCCGCGACGAGCGCTGGACCCGGGCCCTCTTCGGGCAGTGGCACGCCTGGCTCGCGGCGAATCCCTGCGGCCGCGGCATCAACTGGACCAGCTCGCTCGAACTGGGTGTACGGCTCATTTCCTGGAGCTGGGCGTTGGAACTGGTGAAATCCGCCTCCGCCTGCACGGCCGGCTTTTACGAAAAACTCCTCATCTCGGTCCATCAGCACGCCGAGCACATCCGCCACCACCTCTCGCGCGGCTCCTCGGCCAACAACCATCTGCTCGGCGAGTGTGCGGGCCTGATCTGTGCCGCTCATTTTTTCCCTGAGCTGAACCATGCCCGGGCTTGGCTGGAGCAGGGATTGACCCTTTTCTGGCCGGAATTCCTCCGCCAGGTGCATGACGATGGCGTGATCAAGGAACAGAGCACCGGTTATCAGCGTTACCTTTATGAGTATGGCACGCTGGCGATCCGAGCAGCCGATGCGGCGGGCCGGCCGGTTCCTGCAGCGCTCCCGGAACGGCTGGAACGGATGGCCGAGTTCGTCGCGGCCCTGATAGATGGTGCCGGGCAGGTGCCGCCGATCGGCGATGGCGACGATGGCCAAGCGCTTCTGCTTGATCCGCGTCACCGGGATGCGGAGGGAATGAAGCCGACGCCCTGGCAGGACCTCCTCGGAGAGGCCGCCCTGCGCTTTGGACGGCCGGATTTTGCCGCCCGGTCGGCCGGTTTTTCGCCTGCTCTCTTCTGGCAATACGGCGCGGCGGCAGCCGGGTGCTTTCCGGAAGCGGCGGGCCCCCACCCGGAAGCGCTGCGCCTGTTCCCGGAGGGGGGGTATGCCGTATGGCAGCAGCGCGGCGGCGGCCTGACGCAGCGGGCGATTCTGGATGCCGGCCCTCTGGGACTTGATGCGATGGCGGCGCACGGTCATGCGGATGCCCTGAATTTCCTTCTCACCGCGGGCGGCCGGCCCCTGCTCATCGACAGCGGCACTTTTATTTACCGAGGCGAGGCCTGCTGGCGCGACTATTTCCGGGGCACTGCGGCTCACAACACGGTGCGTATCGATGGCCGGGATCAATCGCAGCCGCTCGGACCCTTCCAATGGGGCCGCCAGGCGCGGGCCCGTTTTCTGCCCCCGGAAGTTTCAGGCGGGCCGGCCATCCGCGCTGAACACGACGGCTATCGGCGGCTTGGTGTCGTCCACCGCCGGTTGGTCGCTTGGGACGAGGGCGCCTGGCAGGTGGTGGATGACCTGCTGGGCTGCGGGACGCTGCGGGCGGAGTTGTTCTGGCATCTCGCGCCCTGCGGCTGGCACTGGTCCGATACGGACCAGCTTGAAGCCTGTTATCCGGACTGCCGCCTCCTGATCCGGATCGCCGGGCCGGATTCTGTCCGTCTTGAGGTGGTCGAGGGTGTAGAATCGCCTCCGCAGGGCTGGTTTTCACCCCGGTTCGGGCAGAAGAATGCCAATCCTGTGCTCTGTGTCAACACATATGAACCACTCCCTGTGCATATTATCACTACAATTCGAGTCCTGTGCGAAGACGCACAGGCTTGA
- a CDS encoding histidine kinase, which yields MTSRIRNGIGAVLSGSALALLYLNCAAWFDMPGKPAVWIVALGGAAGLTGALLMRLLDEPRESAKPTPVEPVVPGVPWQVNRLFLFNTLHHAAALTVADPERARTVIEKLAEYLRLVHELNHHPDTLLNLEIRCAGMFLALERMRFGDRLRVTEAVADDCLEYAVPSLMLQPLAAWAVRSGVELDDRPVEVTLKAWQTGREILLEVRHDGRGISDPARRQRLLDELGFRELERSLQQRFGADTALEVMASEPTGECARIRLKWEDAAG from the coding sequence ATGACATCCAGGATCCGTAATGGAATCGGCGCGGTCTTATCCGGTTCAGCCCTCGCCCTGCTGTATCTGAACTGTGCGGCCTGGTTTGACATGCCCGGCAAGCCGGCTGTGTGGATTGTGGCCCTGGGCGGCGCTGCCGGCTTGACGGGCGCTTTGCTGATGCGCCTCCTCGATGAACCTAGAGAAAGCGCGAAACCGACACCGGTGGAACCGGTCGTACCCGGTGTGCCGTGGCAGGTGAACCGGTTATTCCTCTTCAATACGCTCCATCATGCCGCAGCCTTGACGGTGGCCGATCCCGAGCGGGCACGGACGGTCATCGAAAAACTGGCTGAGTATCTCCGCCTCGTTCATGAGTTGAATCACCATCCGGATACCCTGCTCAACCTCGAGATCCGTTGCGCCGGGATGTTTCTCGCCCTCGAACGCATGCGCTTCGGCGATCGGCTGCGCGTAACCGAAGCGGTGGCGGACGATTGTCTCGAGTACGCTGTTCCCAGCTTGATGCTGCAGCCGCTCGCAGCCTGGGCAGTACGCAGCGGAGTGGAGCTTGACGACAGGCCGGTGGAGGTGACGCTTAAGGCATGGCAAACCGGCAGGGAGATCCTGCTCGAGGTCCGGCACGACGGCCGGGGCATCAGCGATCCGGCGCGGCGGCAGCGGCTGCTGGACGAACTCGGTTTTCGCGAACTGGAGCGGTCGCTGCAGCAGCGATTTGGCGCCGATACGGCGCTTGAAGTTATGGCGAGTGAACCGACTGGAGAATGCGCGCGCATCCGTTTGAAATGGGAGGATGCAGCCGGCTGA
- a CDS encoding tetratricopeptide repeat protein has product MRKHLSVLFLALLVSGGYFTAASAPPERLRLSLIPLANPAVEPAAVDRFNRTMNAALAWLPRQTGVELVPADTLAALLDGAIKPDFPELYEPFSLARANLELQLDGVLFCRLERRAGRIVITARAMEFPSGVLAAENEQPLPADTVTVESPLLTSLIQRFAVRDSLTGHPFGAGEQGLVLLTGDLTQEEYRSACQQFFAALQFDESQQPLRVKILSREKLLPQAQEICGVARDLKAATQAAWLFDLRPAPDGARVRFAQALTAPPQKPVMEWTLPVFPQVDELACVELPADSTAAHEINAALLEAPPDPLAVVTQEAWNATPALAFRAALRLHQGLAGTGTSPSPARMAAGETLYRLAADGAASKPLEAWSALYLGTLLAQENKSAEAITALQEAEALFGPMADPSGLILSRRELAAVYTGQQAWQQARQTLNRLLNIPPDSLTQALTWQKVAQLYEKEGRTNESVQAYHRTAKINLAIKRPYEAAMVYQRLGQIMRETGDLDRSVAYLDTFLTQSQSLASEPALARAYFQMGLTRLARNEREIALSNFLKAGDYLEMLGDHSGQARADLNIGAIYWQLGDTLKARQRYFSAINQATAEGDSVMVLMSAVNLADIHLTQKNYSQAQTFFDRALAIAQQARDAREQAKITYAKGLAYLKEGRLRAGYARIKEAMALGGGSVNGDAAKEQAFLDKLSLLIGDIETLRGAPPPRY; this is encoded by the coding sequence ATGAGAAAGCACCTATCCGTACTATTCCTCGCTCTCCTGGTCAGCGGAGGGTATTTCACAGCCGCTTCAGCCCCGCCGGAGCGACTTCGCCTGAGTCTGATCCCCCTTGCCAATCCTGCCGTAGAGCCGGCGGCGGTCGACCGTTTCAATCGAACCATGAATGCCGCTCTGGCCTGGTTGCCGCGCCAGACCGGGGTGGAACTGGTGCCGGCGGACACCCTGGCCGCTCTTCTCGATGGGGCGATCAAGCCCGATTTTCCGGAACTCTATGAGCCGTTCAGCCTGGCGCGCGCCAATCTCGAACTCCAGCTGGATGGCGTCCTTTTTTGCCGCCTTGAGAGGCGCGCAGGCCGCATCGTCATCACCGCCCGGGCGATGGAATTCCCCTCGGGCGTACTGGCTGCGGAAAACGAGCAGCCCCTGCCGGCCGATACCGTGACGGTGGAGTCGCCATTGCTGACGTCCCTGATTCAGCGATTCGCCGTACGGGATTCCCTGACAGGCCATCCCTTTGGCGCTGGCGAGCAGGGATTGGTGCTGTTGACCGGCGATCTGACGCAGGAGGAGTACCGTTCGGCCTGCCAGCAGTTTTTTGCGGCCCTGCAATTCGATGAGAGCCAGCAGCCGCTGCGTGTGAAAATTCTCTCCAGGGAGAAGCTGCTGCCGCAGGCGCAGGAGATTTGCGGTGTGGCCCGCGACCTGAAGGCCGCCACCCAGGCCGCTTGGCTCTTCGATCTGCGTCCAGCGCCGGATGGCGCCCGGGTCCGCTTCGCCCAGGCCCTCACGGCACCGCCGCAGAAACCGGTCATGGAATGGACCCTGCCCGTATTTCCCCAGGTCGATGAACTCGCTTGTGTCGAGCTGCCGGCCGATTCAACAGCGGCCCACGAGATCAACGCTGCGCTCCTCGAAGCGCCACCGGATCCCCTGGCCGTGGTGACACAGGAGGCCTGGAATGCAACTCCTGCCCTTGCCTTCCGCGCGGCCTTACGGCTGCACCAGGGACTGGCAGGCACCGGAACCAGCCCGTCCCCGGCCCGGATGGCCGCGGGTGAGACGCTCTACAGGCTCGCTGCCGATGGAGCGGCGAGCAAGCCGCTGGAGGCCTGGTCCGCTCTCTATCTCGGAACTTTGCTGGCGCAGGAGAACAAGAGCGCGGAAGCCATCACTGCGCTGCAGGAGGCCGAGGCCCTCTTCGGCCCCATGGCCGATCCCTCCGGGCTGATTCTGAGCCGGCGCGAGCTGGCTGCGGTTTACACAGGGCAGCAGGCCTGGCAGCAGGCGCGGCAAACCCTCAACCGTCTGCTGAACATTCCGCCGGACAGTTTGACCCAGGCTCTGACCTGGCAAAAGGTCGCCCAACTCTACGAAAAGGAGGGACGGACCAACGAGTCGGTTCAGGCCTATCACCGTACCGCCAAAATCAATCTTGCCATCAAACGGCCCTATGAGGCTGCGATGGTCTATCAGCGCCTGGGTCAGATCATGCGCGAAACTGGGGATCTGGACCGCTCCGTCGCCTATCTGGACACTTTCCTGACGCAATCGCAGTCGCTCGCCAGCGAGCCCGCCCTGGCGCGTGCCTATTTCCAGATGGGGCTGACCCGGCTGGCGCGCAACGAACGCGAAATCGCGCTCTCCAATTTTCTCAAGGCCGGCGATTACCTCGAAATGCTTGGCGATCACAGCGGCCAAGCCAGGGCGGACCTCAACATTGGCGCTATCTACTGGCAACTCGGCGATACCCTCAAGGCGCGGCAGCGCTACTTCTCGGCCATCAACCAAGCCACAGCCGAGGGGGATTCGGTGATGGTGCTGATGAGCGCGGTCAATCTTGCCGACATTCATCTGACCCAGAAGAACTACAGCCAGGCCCAGACTTTTTTTGACCGTGCCCTCGCCATCGCCCAGCAGGCCAGGGACGCCCGCGAGCAGGCCAAGATTACCTACGCCAAGGGTCTCGCTTATCTCAAGGAGGGTCGGCTGCGGGCGGGGTATGCCCGGATCAAGGAGGCGATGGCCCTCGGCGGCGGCTCGGTCAACGGCGATGCCGCAAAGGAACAGGCCTTTCTGGACAAACTCTCCCTGCTGATCGGCGACATCGAAACCCTGCGCGGCGCCCCGCCGCCGCGTTACTGA
- a CDS encoding ATP-binding protein, translated as MAARRNIPEAVRALTARVDRAVREYRMLQPGDRLLVAVSGGADSMALLQILSSRITLYAAGSSLRAVYVDLGFGAAAEARCQTMRDYWHSLGVSGRILHTTIGPLAHSEVNRENPCFLCSRIRRKHLFATAERFQCNKIALGHHKDDLIETLLLNMLFNREISTSPPMLSVHGGRYHLIRPLLYVEETMVKAYAAECRVPVFGQECPSDGASKRQEIKEWLAALEQTHPGCRENLFQAMRRVKKDYLL; from the coding sequence GTGGCCGCTCGCCGCAACATCCCCGAGGCCGTCCGTGCTCTCACCGCGCGGGTCGATCGGGCCGTGCGCGAGTACCGGATGCTCCAGCCAGGCGACCGGCTCCTGGTTGCGGTCTCCGGCGGTGCGGACTCCATGGCTTTGCTTCAAATCCTTTCCAGCCGCATCACCCTCTATGCCGCCGGCTCGAGCCTGCGCGCGGTCTATGTTGATCTGGGATTCGGCGCCGCCGCCGAGGCGCGCTGCCAAACCATGCGCGACTATTGGCATAGTCTCGGGGTGAGCGGCCGCATCCTGCATACCACCATTGGCCCGCTCGCCCACAGCGAGGTCAACCGCGAAAATCCCTGTTTTCTTTGCTCCCGCATCCGCCGCAAGCACCTTTTCGCCACAGCGGAACGCTTCCAGTGCAACAAGATCGCCCTGGGCCACCACAAGGACGATCTCATCGAAACTCTGCTGCTCAACATGCTCTTTAACCGCGAGATCAGCACCAGCCCGCCGATGCTTTCCGTCCATGGAGGGCGCTACCACCTGATCCGGCCGCTGCTCTATGTCGAGGAGACCATGGTCAAGGCCTACGCGGCGGAGTGCCGGGTCCCGGTTTTCGGGCAGGAATGCCCGAGCGACGGCGCCTCTAAACGGCAGGAAATCAAGGAGTGGCTGGCAGCGCTCGAGCAGACACATCCCGGCTGCCGGGAGAATCTCTTCCAGGCGATGCGCCGAGTCAAGAAGGACTATCTGCTCTGA
- a CDS encoding D-glucuronyl C5-epimerase family protein, with product MRLKLSYPFDWQGLEDFSYDYDPAGVPRVDYGSEGLRYNPITIAQYGLYCLQQYAKEAKEEDRARALACAEWLAAHAKPTGCGLLGWIYDFSLPFYGLEAPWISAMAQGEAVSLLVRCHGLKPRSDFLEIARSAIRLLDLPVAEGGTLSRLADGSPWFEEYPTEPASHVFNGHLFALLGAADWADYTDLPEAWQRYESGLASIEKNWRLWDRGFWTRYDLHPTNRLASRMYQRVHLRLMHLLAFRTGRPLFYRVARRWRTMLYDPWCNLLWLAFKSGEKLRLRGGPR from the coding sequence ATGCGGCTTAAGTTAAGCTATCCCTTTGACTGGCAGGGATTGGAGGACTTTTCCTACGACTACGATCCCGCCGGCGTGCCGCGTGTGGACTATGGGAGCGAGGGGTTGCGCTACAATCCGATTACCATCGCCCAATACGGTCTTTACTGCCTGCAGCAGTATGCTAAAGAGGCGAAGGAGGAGGACCGCGCCCGGGCCCTGGCCTGTGCCGAATGGCTGGCGGCCCATGCCAAACCCACCGGCTGTGGGCTGCTCGGCTGGATTTACGATTTCAGTCTGCCGTTTTACGGGCTGGAAGCGCCCTGGATTTCGGCGATGGCCCAAGGTGAGGCGGTCTCGTTGCTGGTCCGCTGTCATGGGCTCAAGCCGCGGAGTGATTTTCTCGAGATCGCGCGCTCGGCCATCCGGCTGCTCGATCTCCCGGTCGCCGAGGGCGGCACCCTCAGCCGGCTTGCCGACGGTTCGCCCTGGTTCGAGGAGTATCCGACCGAGCCGGCATCGCATGTCTTCAATGGTCACCTCTTCGCATTGCTCGGCGCCGCAGACTGGGCCGACTACACCGACTTGCCCGAGGCCTGGCAGCGGTATGAGAGCGGCCTGGCCAGCATCGAGAAGAACTGGCGTCTGTGGGACCGCGGCTTCTGGACCCGCTACGACCTGCACCCAACCAACCGGCTCGCATCGCGGATGTACCAGCGTGTCCATCTGCGGCTGATGCATCTGCTGGCCTTTCGTACCGGCCGGCCCCTTTTTTACCGTGTGGCGCGCCGCTGGCGGACAATGCTCTACGATCCCTGGTGCAATCTGCTCTGGCTGGCTTTCAAGTCGGGGGAGAAACTCCGGCTGCGGGGAGGCCCACGGTGA